ctttataattaataagctctatatttttattaataagttatttataaataacgataactttacttcgtaattaaaatatattattatcctagttaacgagagtataagtaaaagcgaatttactatatatagtaatattatttactactcgttaattaaaaataagtaagtaacgagaagtatacctatattaaaagtctatagtataattaataatattaacctcgcttatataatttctacaacgctaaggaagattactaatcgacttagctttttattaatcttaatagttatttatattaattcttatttattatataaatacctcgttaaattagggataataaaaaaaaagatgcttataattaatattatagcccttaggtaattatataaaaagcataaaatacttaaaatccgttagattaataataataataatcttactaacgcttttataaaaatagtacttaataaagggttagaataatttataagtattaaaaaggttaacgtataaataaaagaataagttatataaaaagaataaaagaaaaagggaaaaagagacgatttagtaaacgggcccggggtcgaattatacttctaattataataattaaatcgataaaaaaaagagaaagttagtattaaattagaaatttaattcgaccgtaatatatagctaactatataggggctaattaggggccctatttataattatcgtagctagcttaacttataattaaaacctcttttttatacttattatataaatatttatatagtttaattaatctctttattaactatagttcgaactaactaccttataatagggatactaatagtagtagaTAGTCCGTCCATATTATTAACTCGAACATCGTTATTTGCAAAAGTTCATTCTTCAAGTACTGCTATACGCACGCTTACAGTCTTCTAGTAGAGCCACTACCCACTCGGGTGATAGAATAATCGCCCGCTTATAGTACTCCATTTACGGCTACCAATCAGTAATATAGAGACTAACGGAGTGATATTATACGCAAACTAAATTGCATCTAGCAGAATCTTTCGAAGCCGATAACGAAAAGTCTACTTTCTGAATCCGTTGGTGCACTGGCAAGATTGTAAGTTTGGCAGCTGATAGATGTTTCGCAAGTTCATCTCTCCGGAACCCAAAATGAGGGACTTCGGTATTGATGAGGCTGATTGGACGCTCCGCCAAGGCAACGCCTCCGCTGCGGAAATAGGCAGTGCATGGCGCGAAGGAACGCCCGACGACTGAGAGGCAACATGTCGCGTGGCTTCATATTCCCGAACGAAGGAACAAGGATGATGGAGATCTGCATATAGGCGGGAAAAAGTGTTGTCTCCATCAACTAGGTACATCACCCTTGCAAACCCCGGGGTGGAAAAGCCATGGCATTACGGGACAGCACATACACACAGAGCAAAAATCAAAggaaagagaaagagaaaaGTATTGGCGGAAATGCCGATCACGTACAGAACCGAATGCCCGCGGCGCGTCTGATTCAAGCAGAAGCCCGCAGCGCAGGTTGGCCTGCGCATACCCTCCACTACCACGATTACCATCTGATGAAGGAGTCCTCACGAGCCAACCAAATAATCACTGCCTGCCTTCCTGTGGGCTTGTGTCTTCGGGATGTGACCGCACCACCCCAGCATGGCGGTGGTGGCTGACCCCAGCGCTGAGCAGGCAGCCGTAACCGTTCCTAAGTGACTTTTCGCCCGATATAGTTGCAGAGAGGGTTTACAAAATCTTGTCTGCAATATCGTGTATCAGGGGGGTTTGGGGTTACTTCCCGTCCACCCCAGCTCGTCTCAACTTCTGAACTCTCTTCCCTCTTTCTTCTGACAGCTCTACTCATCCCAGATTTCTTCCCTTACTTGCTGTGGCTTTTGCAGAACCGCTTGCGTTCGCGCAACTGAAAGAGAGAGTGACAGTTGAGAGCGAGAGTGTGAGACAGAGAACATGGCTTCCGTAGCCTCATGCTCGTCCATGGCCATGGCAATATGGACATCGTTGAGTCGATGTATCCAGAGGAGGTTCTTTCGTGTTTTTGCAATCTGTTTCATCTTGTTTCTCGGCGTTACTTTTCACCTTACTCATGATACCCAACGATCAACTCACCACGAGCCGTTCAAAGCCCCGATCACGAAGCCTATCGTTCATGGAAATCCGGTGGACGGGCTTCCGGAGCCATCATACGATCTTTTACCTTTCCCGTATTCTCCTCAACCAACAGGTTCAAACAGCACGGATGACAGCATACTACCGAACCCCTGGCTGGCAGCAGTCATCTCGACGGCATCAGATGTTGAACGTCGGATGCTCATACGATCCACGTGGATGAAGATCTTTAGCGATGCCCCCTTTGACGGACGCTTCGTGGTATCGAATCCTGGGCCACAGTGGATGGAGGTTGTGGCCAACGAGAACCGCACCTTTGGAGACATGATTGTGCTGGATACTATTGCCGAGGACGACATCACTGCCAACACCATCAAGACGCTCGAGTTCTACAAGTGGCTCGTTAATCACAACGTCCAGTACGAGTTTGTGTCGAAGATGGACACCGACTTATGGCTCAACGCACGAGGATTCTGGGACCGTTTCCTGTCACCGAGACTTTCGACTGACAGTGCCAGTGGGCTCATGAAGAGCACAGTCCAGAAGACTGTCATTGGAGAGCTCTACTACTCAAAGTACTGGGATCTCGTCTTCCCGCACGGCGCCATGTACACCGTCACATGGGATATGGTCGAGTTGCTGGCGGACCTCCAGAACAAGCATCACGTGGTGACGGGCGAAGACATGGCCATAGCGACTCTCATGCTCAAGGGTCACGAGAAGGCCAATTTTGTGAACTTTAGGGGCTCAGAAAAGTTCGACTACGACAATAAAGACGCACGGCATGACGGCACGGCGTGGGCTAGAAAAAAGACGCATCCGGATGCCATCCAGCACGCGCTGGTTGGTAACGATGCCATTGCCATTCATCAACTCAAGGATGAGAGCTTATGGTTCAAGGTGGCGGACTGCTTCGACGAGCAAGGAATCAGGGACGCGCCGCCAGTGTACCACTCTGGACCGGAGACGCAGCGGCCCATGTCGATGAAGTGGGATGACTTTTGGTTCTGGATGGGGGTATCGGACCGGTACGACGCTAGATTCGACAGGATACCAGATTTTTTGTGGACAAGAGAAGCTGGGCATTGGATATGCGATGGCATATGGGACTTGGGAGAGACAAAGACGGGATATAAGGGAAAGGAGAGCACCTCATAAAGAGATGCGACTATTAGATTTGTCtcaaaagctatttattagtGATATCCCCAAAGTTCCAACCCCCAATGTGCCACCACTTCAACGGAAGATGGTTCCTGGTACGGTAATCATGTTGATCGTGACCACCTCCCCATAATTCTCGTCGCCCAATTGGAGGGAAGGGTCACCTGGCGTGACTTGGAAAATGCTTTGACCCATGGCTGTGCAGGTGAGTGTGTTGTCGGCATTCCTCTGGCACACGTCGGCTTCAAAATTGACATTGACCAGAGAAGAGGCGATGGCGGTGGACTGAAAGAAGTACTGAAAATGGAGATTCGCGGTGCCGCCAACCATGGCCACGAAAGTACCGTCAGCAGTGGTGAGCGCGCAGTCGGGCCGGAGTCTAAACTGTTGCGCCAGTTGTCTGGTGGTATCAAAACGGAGCCTGTAGCCTGATCCAAAGGCCGGCGACAGCGCGGCCCACTTGCCGTCTACGTTGGCGTCTCCTGTACCTGAGGCTTGGAATACGAAAGCGGCGGTATTAATAGCACAAGGACCAGACGGGGACGAGATGTAAGAAGAGAGTGTCGAGGAGGAGGTAGACTGAAGACAACTCAGCATGGTGTATGTCGCATGAGGCTACATCGGGGGGGTGCTACTGGAGCTGCTAGAGCTGCTAGAACTGGTCGTAGTGATGGTTGTAGAGGTGCTCGAACTTGAAGAGCTGCTGGAGGTGGAGGAGCTACTCGAGCTTGAGGAATCGCTGGACGTCGAGGAAGTCGAGGAAGTCGAGGAGGTCGAGGAAGTCGAGGAGGTCGAGGAAGTCGAAGTGGAACTATCAGTAGAGGAAGCTGAGGATGTGACCGATGAACTGCTGCTAGAAGTAGTGCTGGCGATGCTCGAGCTACCAGTACTGCTACTGCCGGTTGTAGTGCTTGTCGGAGCAGAGGTTGCGGTGCTGGTACTGCTCGAGCTAGGAGCACTGCTGCTAccactgctgctgctgccgccaACGCTGATGGTCGTGGTAGGTGTGCTCAAGACGCTGCTGGTCGAGGAGGGAGTCGTTCTAGCAGTGCTGCTGTTCCCAAAGTTGAAAGTGCTGCTGCTCGAAAGGATAGGGGAAGTGGTGGAACTGCCCGGCGTGACGACAGTCGGAGCGGAGCTTGTGAGCGTGGAGCTCGGCTGCGGCGGGTTCAAATTGCTTGTACCGAAGGTCGTGAAAGACGAGGAAGCGCCGGGAGTGCTGCCTCCGCTGGGAGACCCAGACGAGAGCACCGACGAAGATCCGCTGCTCGGGATTGCAGTGGTCGGCTGCGAGAggatgctgctgctgctggagcTGAGGGTGACGCTGAGAGACGCCGTCGGTGTGGACGAGATCCCGGTGATCGCGGAGGTCGGCAGGCTAGTGGTGTTCGACACGGCGGCAGGGGGTTGCACACTCAGAACGAATCCAACGTTCGCCGGGATAGGGGTATTGGTCGGCGCCTGAGCATTGGCACCGAGAGCCAAGGCCGCGAATACGGCCGCGTGTTTTGTCCAGGCCATTGTGTTGACGTTGCCCTTTCCGTAAGCttagagacagagagagagtgtgtgtAAGCGAGTGAAAAAAGCCTCCAGCAGAATGAAAGAGTGTATGCCCAACTTGACTGGTGAGGGTTGGTGACCAAGggggaaagagagagagagatgtgGGCCAAGAAATAGGATGAAGAGAGCTCAGCAAGATCTGCGAGGTTCCAGTTATTTGGTCCATCCAGACATATGTGAACATTGCAGAGGGCCAAGATTGTGCTGGGAATTTCCAACGGGCCACAGAGCAAAGAGGCTGAATACTTCCATAGGCGCCATCATGCCGTTGAGCCATTACCCATCATTCCTCTCGTGAGGTGGGTTACTGGTGTTGAGCAGACGCGTGCCCGGCCCGAGACAGTCCTTTGAAGCCATGAATATCTCCGCTAAATAAACACTGCAATAATCCGAGAAGATCGGCCCCGGTTGCTTGCGGAGGCCGTAGGTCAATTGGCGTGATCACGAAATCCAAAATTCCAAAGCTCGTCTTGGCACATGTGGGAAGGAAATGAGGTTGATGCTTGAAGGGAAGCGCTCACGGCACTTCAATACCGAGTCCCAGGGCGATGAGATATCTCGTTTCGCTCAGATATGCCGTACGACGTTGAGGTTGAGACAGTGGCCTCTATGATCATGAGGCTGAAGGGTAAGTAGGAGCTAAGCATTTTGTTGTCTCGGGCGTCTAGCTCAAGGGCCAAGGGGCTGTCGAGCTTCATGCCGTTACACACAATTCCAGTACGGGCCGAATGAGGAATTTAGGGTTGACGTTGCGTGGCAGTCGCGGGCCGAGGAATGTGTTGGTAGCCGATAGGTAGCGACATGGAAGATTATGCGGTTGCGTCCCAGACAAGGGAGGGATGCTCACGACATCTAGATGCGACTGTCTCCCTGTGCAGCCCCTGACGTTGACTAAGATACATAATCAGTCCTGATTCCAGACAACTTCACGTTACACCAGGTAAATGAATAGCACAGGGCTAAATTTTCAACCCAAAGCCACTATTTCGAACGGGAGCATTCACAGATAAACAGACCTGAACTAACTACCTACCACGCAGGAAAGTTGCCATTATACGCCACCATCTTGCCACCATACTTTTCCTTACTCGCCGCAGCAAGAACCCCCATCATGCCATCGCACGACTCATCGACGCCAATGTGTGCCTTTTCCAGACCCAGACCCCGAGCACCAGCGTTGCCGAGGTCGGTCTGGACCCAGCCGGGGATCAGTACCCAGGCATTGAGCCAGTCTTCTTCTGCATTCATTCTGACCGTGAGCCAATTTACCACGGCCTTGGAGGGGCCGTAGGCGGCGTTCGGGATGGGAGGTTGGTTTCTTTTGGAACGATGTCAGCTGACCTTGTGCTAATGCCTTTATCTCAATTGACCTATGCGAGAGGCAATATGTAACTCACTCTATACATCCAGCAGTCGAGCCCATCGGCACAAACATGGGTTCCTTGGACGACTTGCGCAGCAGCGGTCGCGTAGCCTGATATAGCGCGACGACACCATAGACGTTGGGCTCCATGTGCGCCTGGAGGTCGGAGATCTTGAGGTCAGCGACTGTCGGCAATGCGTACGAGATGCCGGCGTTGGCGATGACGATGTCGAGGTGGGTGATTCCGTGGGCTTCCTGTAGCTCCTTCACGGCGTCGTGGGCATCCTTCTCGACGGTGGCATCGATCTTGACGACGATGAGCTTGCTTCCGTCGGCTTTGGGTAGGTCATTGAGGGCTTGCGATGTTGCGTGGTTCGGGTCGCGGTTGCCTGCGATCACGGTGTGGTTTGGGAGGGCGAGATAGCGCTGGAGAAGACCTTGGCCTAGGCCTCTGTTTGCACCGGTGATGAGGACTGTGGTTGGTGCCATGGCGTCTAGGGCGAGATCTCTCTCCGCAGACAACACTATGTACACTATCTTCCAATTGTTGTAGAAGGATGAGCTGTATCGGTATCAAGTATCAAGATCTCATCAGGGCAAACCTTTGATATAGGCAGATCCCGGTCTTGATCAAAGCATGATGAATCGGAGGCGAGGCTGGGAGATTGGCGATAGAATGTCAACGTTATATAACGTTATGGCTATGTCCGCCACGTAACCCAGCCAGCAGCAACGGTAAGCACTAGTCAAGTGGCCGATCCTTTCATGTTGCTTTGTTCACGCCCAGTACGGTAGACGATACGAGAGCGTGCTCCCAGAACAAGCCATAGATCTTCACTATGTTCTCGACAATGAGTCCATGGCCTGTAAATACAAGGTCAACTCTGCGGAAGACATGCGGGAGACTTGCGGAAGACTCGCGGAGCGTCTGCGGGTCCCTTTCCGGCAAGTTGCCCCGGCCCCATTAGTCCCGCCACGGCGTCCGACCAGCGCGGAGACTGCAATTTCAAAAACCCCCTAGCGCAAATCTCTGATTGGCGGTCATCAAAACCCTCACCTGCAACCAGCAGATTTTGCACTCTAAACCCTCGCTTCTCGCGCCCCGTTCACCACAACGCAGAGTCGACTCCCGTTCCCACGCGTTCATATTTACTCTGGTCCCCGCCCGTCTTCAACAATACCTGGTCTGGTGGTGTAGTTGGTTATCACGTCAGTCTAACAGTTCGAGAGCCTCAATCTCTCTTGACTGCCACACTGAAGGTCTCCGGTTCAAGTCCGGGCTAGATCATACCATGGGCGATTGGTTTAGTGGTATAATGACCGCTTAGCATGCGGTAGGTCCTGGGTTCGATTCCCAGATCGTCCATTCTTTTGCTTGTTGAGGCCATTCATTGCTTTTTGTGTCTCCCCAGGAATGCTGGATAGCCACGTGTAGCTTATTGGGTTGGTTTTGGGCCCGGGAAGGGGCCGATAGTGTGAATAGTTGAAGGCTGATTGGCAATGAACGCACCCGTCAGATTGATGTGGCTCGCTCTAAGCGGTTTTCAAATTCGGACGTGAGAAGGAAAGAGTAAGTGGTTTGAGGTCGATGTATTGGCCCATCGATCTTTCGATGGGCGGCTCACTCATGGTCGCAAAGTTGCGTTGGTGTATCGTGAGCCTAATCCCCCTCTCGCCCTGTCCCGGATGAATGGGATAGTAGGTGAGCCGCGGGCCTACTGCGCTACAGAACCATCGCCGGTAGTCGAACCAGTCTTCCCGGTCATCTTCAAGTAACAATACCCTTGGTTTGCCTCTAGTGGAAGTCTCCCAATCTAGGCTACATCTTGGGAGTATTGGTGCAGCAACGAAGTACCGTCCTAGCAGCGTGTCGATCAGCGAAAGAGTCGTGCTGGTGGAGCAGAGGCCTTTCGTTCTCATCTCCAGCCATACTTACTGCAGCCGTCGCTGAAATGCCTCGACTAAGCCTGCATATCCCTGCGGTATGGTGATCTCCAGGGCATTCAGGAATCAGCTACATCGACCTAGTGTCTCTGGGAGGATGAATACTTGTTGACAATCAACCGGACGATTGCTATTCCAGGATGACCCAACATCGACGGTGCCTATGCCTGTATCGAGCGCGTGGGGTACCGCCCCAATCGCGACGGTCGCCGCACGCCGTGCTCATTCTCTCTCCACAGCCTGACGGCCTCTTCTCATCGTCTGACCTGTCCTCTTTCTTCGGCAGAGAATCTTTTTCTCGGAGTGGTCTCATGCTGGCGACTATGAGCACTTCCAAACTCCCTTCTCCTCATCGAGCTCAAACATTGTAGACTTCATGCTGAACAGATACGTAAAGATCTTCTCCGTCTCGCCGCCGAGCACCGGCAGATCAACAACATCTTCCTCGTGTAGAGTCCATCCCTGGCTGTCAACCTGGTTCCAGAAATCATTCTCGTCCGGATGCCGCTTCTTCCACGCAATGTACACCCACGTCCGGAAAGACTCATTCGAGCTCTTCGAGATATTGTGCACGTGGACCGCCGTCCAGGTATTCACCAGAGAAGGCAGCGAGTCCACGTTGTACGTGCAATCGCTCATGATAATGACGTCCCACGTCTTGGCCTTGACCAGCGGCCCAAACACCCCCTTCCGACCATCGTCCCAGTCGAGGTTCTCATACCGCGGATGAATACTCGCCGCCTCGTTCGCCACAAGCCTGTCGATATTCGCGGAGGCGCGGTGCTCGGCCTCAGGTAAATCCGTCATGAGGATGGCACCCTCGCCCTTGGGATCCGCATCCGACAAGAGCTGCGCCAGCCCGTTGCCCAGGATACCGACACCGCATCCGAGCTCGAGGATATTCACCGGCTCATCCCAGAAGAGAAGGCTCTGAAACTTCTTCATGCGCCACGGGTGCTTCTCCGCAGCGAAGCTCTCGCGCGTGCTGACCTGCCACAGCCCAGACACGGCCATCAACCCGGCATCCCAGATATGCCGCGCGATACTCTCCCCAATATCCTCCTCAATCTCAAGCACTGGCTCCGAGGGGCGATCTCCGTTGTTGAGTCTCCGGACGCAGGTCGTCGGCCCTTCGGAGCCCGGTGTCTGCACGTCTGCCCAGAGGGGCAGGATCTTGCCGCACTCGCCCTCGAACCCCGCGATGCTCACGCTCATCGCCGTGTCGGCTGACTTATCACCCTCGGCGCGTATGCGTACCTTCAGCGGACCGAGACCGTTGGTGTCGGGGAGGGGTCCCCGCCCCGGGATATGTTGAGCTGGGATGTCGGCTTTGAGGACGCGCATGCCTGGTGTCCAGCGCAGGACCTTCTCAGCAGCTAGCGTCATGGGTTCACTGTTCTGCTTCCTTGATGATTCCTCATTCTGTTGTTGCTTCCGATCCTGATGCTCCCACCCGGCGGAGACTTTGATCTTGACGGGGTCATTGTCTTCTGGTGTGAGGAAAGAGTCGCCGAGGTCGGTTGTGATTGTGAAGACGACGTTGAGGGACCAGGGGTGTTTCCCGTTGTCTTCGCGTGTGAGCGTTGGTGCCCGTAGGAGCCGTATGTAATGCATTGAGTCGTTAGTGTGAAAACCGAGTCTGAGTTTCTAAAGACTCACACGGTTTTGAGGGCGTCGTTGAGTGTCGTCGACGAGACGGCGGCGTGAGTATGCTCGCGGGTGAGGGACGAAAACTGAGAAACCGCTTAGTCATTCAGTTTTGACCAGTAGGAGCTCTTCTTTTATGAATAAAGCGGGTCACCAGCTCACGCACCTCCTTCCGCCCCCGAGTTTGATGGCATTGCTCGTCGATAACTCTACAGACTTCATTCAACTACTATGAAAAGAGTTAATAGATAGCTATGAGTGAGATGGTTTAATGTGCTGGCTACTAAATGTGTATGACGCGTCGTAAAAGATCTGCTGGATCATCAACAACACTAGCTAAACCAATGTGCTACTTAGTACCCGCCTCTGGAGACATGGGTAATCCTTCTGAGATTCACTTCGCCGGCTACGAGAAAAGATACCAGAGTTGAGAGCCGTCAACTGAGTGGTCAGGTTTCAATATTAATCGAAGTTGATGGCTCCGGCGACTACGCGAGAGAGGTGCATGGATAAGGGAAAGTGCGCCTGGCAAGAAATCAAAAAAGATTTGAGACAAGAATCGCCGATGAAATACCACATAAGAACTGATTCAGTACTACGATGAACTCATTCAACGTCTAACACCAAAATCCTCACGAAGTAGGCGCCTCGAGACAGAGACGGACTTGCCCAGCCGGAAGCGTCTGCCTTTCAAGCCACCGGGAGCTCAGTATAAGGTTCTATGCTCATCAGCCTGTTTCAGTGTCTAGTGCCAGCAGGAATGCTCCGGAAGATGCTCTGTCAGCTACAGCAAGTTGCTTATTGGGTCAGGATTGATATGCACGCAACAGGCTATCGTCACTACCCTGAAATGAAGATGTGACCCAAGGTAATACATCTTATTCAGTCATCTATCCCGCCCCCTACATTGAATATTCCGTGTGAAATACCTCGGATTGGAGAGCGAGCGGAAAGAGATAGGTTACTTAAAGCTTCGATGCTCGCTTTTCTGACATAACTATCGGGGATCGCGAGAAGCATACAGTCCGAATCGACTTTGAGGTGTTCATATCTACGCAGGCGCAAGTCAAACCTGGGTCTGGACCTAGATGATATCGTTGAGCTCGCAAGGCGATTAGTGTTAGCGCCGAAGTCAACACAGCAACCTAAACTCTCCTCTCTTATACAAGGTAGCTTAGCTCTGTTGCAAGCCTGATGAACAGATATTCCATATTTCAATGCAGCGGACTCAGAGGTCATCACTTGGACCAGGATATTCTCCGTACGATAGGTCAGCACTTCTAAAGGGTCCTCCCTTAAAACTGCCGCGAGCTTCACAAACAATCATTCGCAACCACCTGTTCTCTTCATCTCGACGCAAGCGCACACCCTATAGGCGGGTCGTTGCTTATGTGGTTTCCATACTTGCTCCCGTTGATGTCACTGGATCGCCCGTCAAGATCGTCTCAAAGTTTCAGGGGAGTAAATTGTGTTACCAAGCCCCAATACCCAAGATCTTCTCTAGATTATCCCATGCGGAATACGCCGAGTGAGATGGCGAGTGTAGGCAGGTGGGGTGCGGTTCCTAGTGCTCTTGATGCATCGTGACATTCGCGGAGATGCTGGTGTCTTTTTCTCAACTCGATCTGCAGAAAATCCAGGACGCTGTCGATTATGCGACTAAAGGATCAGCGTATAGTCACTGTCTTCGGTCACGAACCCTATTCCCCGGGCCCAAGTTGTTGATTATATTGCTCTGCTCGAGGAAAATTAACGTATGGTAGATCTCTCCGCAACCTCCGATCGGAGACCGGCGATAAGTGGGCCCAGCTTCCGGGCTTGGCCACCCTCCAGGCCTGGTTCTCGACCGAAGTCCAACATTTCTTAGCAAAGTAGATGCGGATATTTCCACGTCATCCCCAATTCACGCCGCTTATTACTTACAGTTCCATATTACATTCAAAGCTGAAAGAAACGCATTAACAGCCTGGCGTTCGGCACATCTCCCACCTCCGACTCTAAAAACACCGCAGATATCGGAGGTCGCCGCCCCAACTCGCCGCGACCGGAAACAGTAGAACCCCCATCCCGCCATCCCGCGCTACGGACGCCTCCGATGGTAGGAGGTCGGCGTCCACTCATAAACGTTAATTGGGTAGGTCTTTACTCGAGGTACGTTAGACATGCGGTACGGATAGCATCTGGAGACTTACGATAAGCGTCGCGGGGTTGATAAAGTCGCGGGCCCATCCCAGTTCCACATCACCATATCAACACCAACAAAACTTCGACGACCGGCAATTGACATCACATCATACTTCACACACATCTCAAGATCACTCAATCCAACTCCACCACACAACATCAAAGGACCCAGACAAGACATCACCAACACAATGTCCACAGAACCCCCCCTCCCAACCCGCGACCCAAAAACCGTCCTCGCCTCCCTCCTCACCCTCACAGAAACCCGCATCGTGCCCCTAACAGCCCGCGGCGTCTCCTCCGGCTCAAAGCTCTTCGGCGCCGCAATCCTCTCCTCTGACGACGCCCTCACCCCCTACACAGTCTCCACAAACGACGAACGCACCTCCCCCCTCCTCCACGGCGAAATAAACTGCATCCAAACCTTCTTCACGCGCGACTTCCCCGACCCCTCCGCCCGCCCCTCCCCGCGCACCGACTGCGTCTTCTTCGCAACCCACGAGCCCTGCTCCCTCTGTTTGTCGGGCATCGCCTGGTCCGGCTTCCGGGAGGTGTATTACCTCTTCACGTACGAGGACAGCCGCGACCTGTTTGCGATCCCGCACGATATCAACATCTTGCAGCAGGTCTTTCGCGTGCCGGGCGAGGGGGAGGACGAGAGTGCGTTGGGGAGACGGGAGCTGTATAACCGGACTAACCAGTTCTTCACGGCGCGGAGTTTGGGGGCGTTGGTGGAGGAGATCAAGGATGAGGGAGAGAGGGCTCATTGGCAGGAGGAGATGGAGCGCGTTAAAGGGTTGTACAACGCGTTGAGTGAGACGTATCAGGAGGGGAAGAAGGCTGGGGCCGAGAGTTCGAGCGTGTGGAAGTAGAGTAGAAAGCGGCGGGTTGAGTTGATTCGTCAATGGGGTGGTCGATTCACGAATACCTACTAGGGACTACTTACTGCTCGAAGTACTGAGTCCGCGTTGGGTGTTGCTGGCAGTGGCTGGGAGAAATCGACGCCGATGATGGAGCCGGGGGATTTCCATAGTCGAGGACCGAGCGGGTGAAGACGGCGTCATACTCTAGCATCGATACGGAATGCCGCCGGTGACGACTGGTGTTCAGCTAGAGGATTAGAGATACCACTAACAAAGACTCGTTCCCATATTCAGCTATAACCTCCCAGCCACGTCCATCATATATACTATTCTCGAAAGCATCGAGTCATTGTGAGGTGTGCAGAGACAGGAGCCAACCCAGTGCGTGCCGTGGAAAACCTCATCTCGGCTGGACGTGTCCTAGCCGTGGGCGAGACCTCCGCAACGGCAAGGGAAGGAATCGGTGCCGCATCGATCAACGTCGCATGGCATACGGCACTCGCCGCCGGGAGGAAGAGGGGGGCCAGTTCCCAGGACCGGCCGGGCCACCCGTGGCCGTGGCCCGTACCAAGGCAGCAAGATCCT
The window above is part of the Colletotrichum lupini chromosome 9, complete sequence genome. Proteins encoded here:
- a CDS encoding aflatoxin biosynthesis ketoreductase nor-1, which codes for MAPTTVLITGANRGLGQGLLQRYLALPNHTVIAGNRDPNHATSQALNDLPKADGSKLIVVKIDATVEKDAHDAVKELQEAHGITHLDIVIANAGISYALPTVADLKISDLQAHMEPNVYGVVALYQATRPLLRKSSKEPMFVPMGSTAGCIENQPPIPNAAYGPSKAVVNWLTVRMNAEEDWLNAWVLIPGWVQTDLGNAGARGLGLEKAHIGVDESCDGMMGVLAAASKEKYGGKMVAYNGNFPAW
- a CDS encoding cytidine and deoxycytidylate deaminase zinc-binding region, coding for MSTEPPLPTRDPKTVLASLLTLTETRIVPLTARGVSSGSKLFGAAILSSDDALTPYTVSTNDERTSPLLHGEINCIQTFFTRDFPDPSARPSPRTDCVFFATHEPCSLCLSGIAWSGFREVYYLFTYEDSRDLFAIPHDINILQQVFRVPGEGEDESALGRRELYNRTNQFFTARSLGALVEEIKDEGERAHWQEEMERVKGLYNALSETYQEGKKAGAESSSVWNYNLPATSIIYTILESIESFRGRDLRNGKGRNRCRIDQRRMAYGTRRREEEGGQFPGPAGPPVAVARTKAARSCTLNGRNTYDPSAPEAEPHPPFFAGQNIVRDATHCAGQSMPTIPRRLRTKQTKAEMQARGKADQGV